One Eremothecium cymbalariae DBVPG#7215 chromosome 2, complete sequence DNA window includes the following coding sequences:
- a CDS encoding uncharacterized protein (similar to Ashbya gossypii ADL147W), protein MTDAEASTLGYVQHVSFQDLSPAVVDEQVSKMKKCQQSTEFSSALMHIPPQYNPFYVDPSLTRGGRCSVHSSGTATKGPKNPSLKPDLWYSSQSQQEVMEAYKFMYEENMVGSSRRKSIYVSPRSSRSNSLTRTAPSGVKMPPPPKVSILKKCETDQQVKDFDITKIDPKVEKEITKLTEQNTENNAEARDGYTTSGFSNLHELEDNIMGGGTLDAKAVCTARKDMPKVRRKSYAEMSNAELAKLEESFLPRPAYGDLDKFDFSQQNKLFIGQETSKNVQRQKTEVNSPAILYPSRPCVSYRAVSCTMAHPAYRTYVSDRCGSSTHETLRTVACHISGRQHTWSAVDWYVHRLAQNGDHLVILASLPRYEEHVVMPPQVGKSRKLSFEVYKFEQEKRPSVNSQTPCSNINNVNELEKVGLTILELDNLAKEKCISVLKYYAGLCRDKILRITVEFIKEDSRMCSIAQATSLYKPELQVISTVSANINTKFRNGHVRLPNFMIRHFSVPTIVVPNEFIRLGDVSSHKPLSDNKSAGVQLDKLDSVVARTSKNPFDLMDADGDSNESGKYSDISSKSTPQSDNDSVAGYFPIDPELQRKREQFKSLGYIPPRPSYYGTHQDLSNTSSRSSRRPSRVNFSTSDIYKVKSMISDDVSTDSAVIRNSKSAQLSNRAGAGNNSSSISSSISKKSASVVLSRDCSSKSEGFSQKTGKKKKGLGSLFKKLKFK, encoded by the coding sequence ATGACGGACGCTGAGGCCTCAACATTAGGTTATGTGCAGCACGTGTCATTTCAAGATCTGTCCCCAGCGGTGGTGGATGAACAAGTATCCAAAATGAAGAAGTGTCAACAATCTACCGAGTTCAGTTCAGCACTGATGCATATTCCTCCGCAATATAATCCATTCTATGTGGACCCTTCGTTGACGCGGGGGGGGAGATGTTCAGTTCATAGCAGCGGAACAGCAACCAAGGGACCGAAGAATCCGTCATTGAAGCCGGACTTATGGTATTCTTCGCAATCACAACAAGAGGTTATGGAGGCGTATAAATTTATGTATGAAGAGAATATGGTGGGTTCCAGTCGTAGAAAATCGATATATGTTTCTCCTAGGTCTTCAAGGAGTAATTCTCTGACACGTACAGCCCCTTCTGGTGTGAAGATGCCCCCTCCACCCAAAGTGTCTATTCTTAAGAAATGTGAGACTGATCAGCAGGTTAAGGATTTTGATATAACGAAGATCGATCCCAAGGTGGAAAAAGAGATAACGAAGCTTACGGAGCAGAACACAGAGAATAACGCAGAGGCTCGCGATGGATATACGACGTCCGGATTTTCCAACTTGCACGAACTAGAGGATAATATAATGGGCGGTGGTACCTTGGACGCTAAAGCGGTGTGTACTGCAAGAAAGGATATGCCAAAGGTTCGCAGAAAATCATACGCGGAAATGAGTAATGCCGAATTGGCGAAATTGGAAGAGAGCTTCTTACCTCGGCCAGCCTATGGTGATCTGGataagtttgatttttctcAACAAAACAAGCTGTTTATCGGGCAAGAGACCTCTAAGAATGTTCAACGTCAGAAAACGGAAGTCAATTCACCGGCTATTCTTTACCCGTCTAGGCCATGTGTTTCTTATCGCGCTGTTAGTTGTACAATGGCCCATCCGGCCTACCGTACATACGTAAGCGACCGGTGTGGATCTAGTACCCATGAGACACTCCGTACTGTTGCGTGCCATATCAGCGGCCGTCAGCACACGTGGTCTGCTGTTGATTGGTATGTTCACCGTTTAGCGCAGAATGGTGATCACTTAGTGATCTTGGCGTCTCTCCCCAGGTACGAAGAGCATGTTGTAATGCCTCCCCAAGTTGGCAAAAGCAGAAAGCTTTCATTTGAAGTCTATAAATTCGAACAAGAGAAAAGGCCATCAGTTAATAGCCAGACTCCATGTAGCAATATTAACAATGTCAACGAATTGGAAAAAGTCGGCCTGACTATTTTGGAGCTCGACAATCTTGCCAAGGAAAAATGCATATCGGtgttgaaatattatgCAGGCCTTTGTAGGGACAAAATATTGAGAATCACTGTTGAATTCATTAAGGAGGATTCCAGGATGTGCTCTATCGCGCAGGCAACTTCCTTATACAAACCAGAACTCCAGGTTATATCTACAGTTTCGGCTAATATCAACACAAAGTTTCGTAACGGTCATGTGAGATTGCCCAACTTTATGATTCGTCATTTCTCTGTGCCCACTATTGTGGTTCCTAATGAGTTCATTAGATTGGGAGATGTGAGCAGTCACAAACCTTTATCGGACAACAAGAGTGCTGGTGTCCAGTTGGATAAACTTGATTCTGTGGTGGCAAGAACTAGTAAGAATCCTTTTGATTTAATGGATGCAGATGGAGATAGCAATGAAAGTGGAAAATATAGCGACATCTCAAGTAAAAGTACCCCTCAATCGGATAATGATTCTGTGGCGGGTTACTTCCCAATCGATCCGGAGTTACAGCGTAAACGAGAACAATTTAAATCACTTGGCTATATTCCTCCTAGACCTTCTTATTATGGGACACATCAAGATCTTTCAAACACATCGTCAAGGAGTAGTCGCCGTCCGTCAAGGGTGAATTTTTCCACTTCCGACATTTATAAAGTCAAGTCAATGATCAGTGATGATGTTTCAACTGATTCTGCAGTGATAAGGAATTCAAAATCCGCTCAGCTCAGTAATCGTGCTGGAGCAGGTAACAACTCATCCTCAATTTCTAGttcaatttcaaagaaatcTGCGTCCGTTGTATTATCCCGAGATTGCAGTTCAAAGAGTGAAGGGTTCTCTCAAAAAACTggcaaaaagaaaaagggaCTTGGTagtttattcaaaaaattaaagtttAAATGA
- a CDS encoding uncharacterized protein (no homolog in Ashbya gossypii) produces the protein MWHTDVYVTDTTGPRIYKKSTHACIPVSARIEQNINFEQNVLPHNCFNMLYNKTDLKTFSWSIIKNESLNPRQMTYALYLPQCQKGKPTTETKDNVYVHTSNSDYEADIDYNSGSDSAASVYSLLGVSPLPSPVNDSLIPWEEFINEIKDFEIWLQDSLAYEEDT, from the coding sequence ATGTGGCACACTGACGTCTATGTGACAGATACGACGGGACCACGCATCTATAAAAAGAGCACACATGCTTGTATCCCAGTTTCTGCGCGAATTGAACAAAACATTAACTTTGAACAAAACGTTCTTCCTCATAATTGTTTTAACATGCTTTATAACAAAACAGATCTAAAGACATTTAGCTGGTCCattataaaaaatgaatCCCTAAATCCACGACAAATGACTTACGCTCTATACCTACCCCAGTGTCAAAAGGGCAAACCAACCACAGAAACAAAAGACAATGTATATGTACACACCTCGAATTCTGATTACGAGGCTGATATCGATTATAATTCAGGGTCCGATTCAGCCGCTTCTGTATATTCACTACTCGGAGTTTCTCCACTCCCATCGCCCGTTAATGATTCACTTATTCCATGGGAAGAGTTTATTAATGAGATAAAAGACTTTGAAATTTGGCTTCAAGACTCCCTCGCATATGAAGAGGATACTTAG